In Deltaproteobacteria bacterium, the sequence ACAACTATCAGCGCCCTCTCAGAAGGCCCGAATGGCACTCCCCGCTTCCTGCAAAACTGGACAGGGCATCTTCCATAGACTCAAAGCTTTCAAAAAATTCATCGGCGCCGACAACGGTAAAAATATTTCTTATGTACCGGCTCATACCGACAAGTTTGAGATCTCCGCCACAGATTCGAAGGCGCTTGAGCCTTTCAACGA encodes:
- a CDS encoding STAS domain-containing protein, coding for MIKVSNLDNIFTLHISGDIDHLEMVNIRNTIADLIKDGHLNVIVSMNEVEHINYLSIGVLVERLKRLRICGGDLKLVGMSRYIRNIFTVVGADEFFESFESMEDALSSFAGSGECHSGLLRGR